From one Mycobacterium colombiense CECT 3035 genomic stretch:
- a CDS encoding alpha/beta hydrolase, with product MTHAVKHEYERIPYLVAFQNNSGVRDVYGGLAEITVLESYLLKPKDRPSDTVLVFMHPIGGGAYLPMINALARAGHHVIYCNSRFRGTDSALLMEKVVEDLGECIKDAKKRLGYQKVVLAGWSGGGSLSVFYQQQAQNPTITCSPTGDGPDLTKLDLPAADGIMLLAAHISRHGTLTEWLDASILDESDPTKRDPELDLYNPDNPNQPPYSQEFLDRYRQAQIDRNRRITAWVRGKLAELKTAGRPDDEFGFVVHGTMADPRWLDPAVDPNERVPGTCYLGDPQVVNMSPVGLARFSTLRGWLSQWSYDDARGDAVACGPDIAIPALVIGNLADDACTPSHTRRLFQAIGHEDKEMHEIPGATHYYAGPDQRGPLRDAVNIVTDWLIRHDFADKG from the coding sequence ATGACGCACGCGGTTAAGCACGAATACGAGCGAATCCCCTATCTCGTTGCCTTCCAGAACAATTCCGGGGTCCGGGACGTCTACGGCGGCCTGGCCGAGATCACCGTCCTGGAGAGCTACCTGCTCAAGCCGAAGGACAGGCCGTCGGACACCGTGCTGGTGTTCATGCATCCCATCGGCGGGGGCGCCTACCTGCCGATGATCAACGCACTGGCGCGGGCCGGCCATCACGTCATCTACTGCAACAGCCGCTTCCGCGGCACCGACTCGGCGCTGCTGATGGAGAAGGTGGTCGAGGATCTCGGCGAGTGCATCAAGGACGCCAAGAAGCGGCTGGGCTATCAGAAGGTCGTGCTGGCCGGGTGGAGCGGCGGCGGTTCGCTGTCGGTGTTCTACCAGCAGCAGGCGCAGAATCCGACCATCACGTGCAGCCCGACCGGTGACGGCCCCGACCTGACCAAGCTCGACCTGCCCGCCGCCGACGGCATCATGCTGCTGGCCGCGCACATCAGCAGGCACGGCACGCTGACCGAATGGCTGGACGCGTCGATCCTCGACGAGTCCGACCCCACCAAGCGCGATCCCGAGCTGGATCTGTACAACCCCGACAACCCCAATCAGCCGCCCTACAGCCAGGAATTCCTGGACCGCTACCGGCAGGCGCAGATCGACCGCAACCGCCGCATCACCGCATGGGTCAGGGGCAAGCTGGCCGAGTTGAAAACCGCCGGCCGGCCCGACGACGAGTTCGGCTTCGTCGTGCACGGCACCATGGCCGACCCGCGCTGGCTGGACCCGGCCGTCGATCCCAACGAACGCGTTCCCGGCACCTGCTACCTGGGGGATCCTCAGGTGGTGAACATGAGCCCCGTCGGGCTGGCCCGGTTCAGCACCCTGCGCGGCTGGCTGTCGCAGTGGAGCTACGACGACGCCCGCGGCGACGCGGTGGCCTGCGGACCCGACATCGCGATCCCCGCGCTGGTGATCGGTAACCTGGCGGATGACGCCTGCACCCCCAGCCACACCCGGCGGCTGTTCCAGGCGATCGGACACGAGGACAAGGAGATGCACGAAATCCCCGGCGCCACACACTATTACGCGGGACCCGATCAGCGGGGGCCGTTGCGTGACGCCGTCAACATCGTCACGGACTGGCTGATCCGGCACGATTTCGCGGACAAAGGATGA
- a CDS encoding acyl-CoA dehydrogenase family protein, whose product MAINLELPRKMQAVTTKTHQGAAELMRPIARKYDLKEHAYPVELDTLFSLFEGASESIEFAGANALGGEDEERDKNHNGANMAALLQTLEASWGDLAMMLSVPYQGLGNAAISAVANEEQLQRLGKVWAAMAITEPGFGSDSAAVSTTATLDGDEYVINGEKIFVTAGSRATHIVVWATLDKSQGRAAIKSFVVPREHPGVTVERLEHKLGIKGSDTAVIRFDNARIPKENLLGNPEIEVGKGFSGVMETFDNTRPIVAAMAVGVGRAALEEIRKILTEAGVEISYDKPSHVQSAAASEFLRMEADWEAAYLLSLRAAWQADNKIPNSKEASMSKAKAGRMVTDVTLKTVELAGTAGYSEQLLLEKWARDSKILDIFEGTQQIQQLVVARRLLGLSSAELK is encoded by the coding sequence ATGGCAATCAATCTGGAACTTCCCCGCAAGATGCAAGCGGTGACGACGAAGACGCATCAGGGCGCCGCCGAGTTGATGCGACCGATCGCCCGCAAGTACGACCTCAAGGAGCACGCATACCCGGTCGAGCTGGACACGCTGTTCAGTCTCTTCGAAGGCGCCTCGGAGTCAATCGAATTCGCGGGAGCCAACGCGCTGGGCGGCGAGGACGAAGAACGGGACAAGAACCACAACGGCGCCAACATGGCCGCGCTGCTGCAGACGCTGGAAGCCAGCTGGGGCGACCTGGCGATGATGCTGTCCGTGCCTTATCAGGGGCTGGGTAACGCCGCCATCTCCGCGGTCGCCAACGAAGAGCAGCTGCAACGCCTGGGCAAGGTGTGGGCGGCGATGGCTATCACCGAGCCGGGCTTCGGATCGGACTCGGCGGCCGTGTCGACCACCGCCACCCTGGACGGCGACGAGTACGTGATCAACGGCGAGAAGATCTTCGTCACCGCCGGATCGCGCGCCACCCACATCGTGGTGTGGGCGACGCTCGACAAGTCACAGGGCCGCGCGGCGATCAAGTCGTTCGTCGTCCCGCGCGAGCACCCCGGTGTGACGGTCGAACGGCTGGAGCACAAGCTCGGCATCAAGGGTTCCGACACCGCGGTCATCCGGTTCGACAACGCCCGCATCCCGAAGGAAAACCTGCTCGGCAACCCCGAAATCGAGGTGGGCAAGGGCTTTTCCGGAGTGATGGAGACCTTCGACAACACCCGTCCCATCGTCGCGGCCATGGCGGTCGGTGTCGGCCGCGCCGCGCTGGAGGAGATTCGCAAGATCCTCACCGAGGCCGGCGTGGAGATCTCCTACGACAAGCCCTCGCACGTCCAGAGCGCGGCGGCTTCGGAGTTCTTGCGGATGGAGGCCGACTGGGAGGCCGCCTATCTGCTGTCGCTGCGCGCGGCGTGGCAGGCCGACAACAAGATCCCCAACTCCAAAGAAGCATCGATGAGCAAGGCCAAGGCCGGCCGGATGGTCACCGACGTCACGCTCAAGACCGTCGAATTGGCAGGCACCGCAGGCTATTCCGAGCAGTTGCTGCTGGAGAAGTGGGCGCGCGACTCGAAGATCCTGGACATCTTCGAAGGCACGCAACAGATTCAGCAGTTGGTGGTCGCCCGCCGACTGCTGGGTCTGTCCTCCGCCGAGCTCAAGTAG
- a CDS encoding PPE family protein: MDWAFVPPEINSARMYTGPGLASLLAAAGSWDALSAELASTAESYESVLVGLGLQWRGPAAESMAYSAARYMGWLEATAEQTKQTAMQARTAAAAYEQAYSMTVPPPVIAANRTLLASLVATNIVGQNTAAIADTEAQYSDFWAQDAAAMAGYSASSTVATAQLPRFATANKSTTESGVSAQNAAVATANTNAGATKVAAQTFSPLDTSPTGPGSTPGDIYYLDASTTSSGTNAFRVLDAIQGTSLGFTAPYNMEQFVSGIIGAENNLGILAKPGAAAANLAPAIAAPALRGATAGLGGGLGNVTATLSHAGTIGPMSVPASWAAPTSTHISPLEPAGFTTIPGTEEPVASGYPGYPGLPGGGAARSAGAGVPPRYGVRLTVMPRPPAAG; encoded by the coding sequence ATGGATTGGGCTTTTGTTCCACCCGAAATCAATTCGGCCCGGATGTACACCGGGCCCGGATTGGCCTCGCTGTTAGCCGCCGCCGGAAGCTGGGACGCGCTCTCGGCCGAGCTGGCCTCCACCGCCGAGTCCTACGAATCGGTGCTCGTGGGCCTGGGCCTGCAATGGCGTGGCCCCGCCGCCGAGTCGATGGCGTATTCGGCCGCCCGCTACATGGGCTGGCTGGAAGCGACCGCCGAGCAGACGAAGCAGACGGCCATGCAGGCGCGGACGGCCGCGGCGGCCTACGAGCAGGCGTACTCGATGACCGTGCCGCCGCCGGTGATCGCCGCCAACCGCACGCTGCTGGCATCCCTGGTGGCGACGAACATCGTGGGGCAGAACACCGCGGCCATCGCCGACACAGAGGCACAGTATTCCGACTTCTGGGCGCAGGACGCCGCCGCCATGGCCGGCTACTCCGCGTCGTCGACCGTGGCGACGGCGCAGCTGCCCCGATTCGCCACCGCGAACAAATCCACCACCGAATCCGGCGTGAGCGCCCAGAACGCCGCCGTGGCCACGGCCAACACCAACGCCGGCGCGACCAAGGTTGCCGCGCAGACGTTTTCACCGTTGGATACCAGTCCAACCGGACCGGGGAGCACCCCTGGCGACATCTACTACCTGGACGCATCGACGACGAGCTCGGGCACCAACGCCTTTCGGGTCCTCGATGCGATTCAGGGAACGAGCCTCGGCTTCACCGCTCCCTACAACATGGAGCAGTTCGTGTCCGGCATCATCGGGGCGGAGAACAATCTCGGCATCCTGGCCAAGCCCGGCGCGGCGGCGGCCAACCTCGCTCCCGCGATCGCGGCGCCGGCACTCCGCGGCGCCACGGCGGGCCTCGGCGGTGGCCTGGGCAACGTCACCGCCACCCTCTCGCACGCAGGCACCATCGGGCCGATGTCGGTCCCCGCAAGCTGGGCCGCACCCACGAGCACCCATATCTCGCCGCTGGAACCCGCCGGCTTCACCACGATTCCCGGGACCGAGGAGCCGGTTGCCTCCGGGTATCCCGGGTACCCCGGCCTGCCGGGCGGTGGTGCGGCGCGATCGGCCGGCGCGGGGGTCCCGCCACGCTACGGCGTGCGGCTCACCGTGATGCCACGCCCGCCGGCCGCCGGGTGA
- a CDS encoding oxidoreductase, with protein MDPFPLGGFSVNRLGFGAMQLPGPNAFGPPGDRDEALAVLRRAVELGVDHIDTSQFYGPDVANELIRAALHPYPQNLALVSKVGGRRDDTGAWLPAGSPAELRRDIETNLRSLGVERLAVVNLRLFDSDGPDQGFDDQLSAMIEARDRGLIGGIGLSNVNREHLLHAVGRTEIACVQNAFNLVHRESAPVLEECAARGIAFVPFFPLGAAFVQPNPVLGHPVVQEIAQRLARTPAQVALAWTLGVAPNVLLIPGTSSRSHLEENMDVASIELDDDDRGRLNAIAT; from the coding sequence ATGGATCCCTTTCCACTCGGTGGGTTTTCGGTCAACCGCCTCGGCTTCGGGGCCATGCAGCTGCCCGGGCCCAACGCGTTCGGTCCACCGGGCGACCGCGACGAGGCGCTGGCCGTGCTGCGCCGGGCGGTCGAGCTCGGCGTCGACCACATCGACACCTCGCAGTTTTACGGTCCCGACGTCGCCAACGAACTGATTCGCGCCGCGCTGCACCCCTATCCGCAGAACCTGGCGCTGGTCAGCAAGGTCGGCGGGCGCCGCGACGACACGGGTGCCTGGCTGCCGGCCGGCTCGCCGGCCGAATTGCGTCGCGACATCGAAACGAACCTGCGCAGCCTCGGCGTGGAGCGACTGGCCGTGGTCAACCTGCGCCTGTTCGACAGCGACGGGCCGGACCAAGGGTTCGACGACCAGTTGTCGGCCATGATCGAGGCCCGCGACCGGGGATTGATCGGCGGAATCGGGCTGAGCAACGTCAACCGCGAGCACCTGTTGCATGCTGTGGGGCGCACCGAGATCGCTTGTGTGCAAAACGCTTTCAATCTGGTGCACCGGGAGTCGGCCCCGGTGCTCGAGGAATGCGCGGCGCGGGGGATCGCCTTCGTCCCGTTCTTCCCGCTCGGTGCGGCCTTCGTACAACCCAACCCGGTGCTGGGCCACCCGGTGGTCCAGGAGATCGCGCAGCGGCTGGCGCGCACACCGGCTCAGGTCGCGCTGGCGTGGACGCTGGGCGTCGCGCCCAACGTGCTGCTGATCCCCGGCACCTCGTCGCGCAGCCACCTGGAAGAGAACATGGACGTCGCGTCTATCGAACTGGACGACGACGACCGCGGGCGGCTGAACGCAATCGCTACTTGA
- a CDS encoding homogentisate 1,2-dioxygenase, whose amino-acid sequence MESFVHLRKGRTPRRLHADLEDLKDDELGRGGFTGRTANMYRRHDPTAYRSVGPLRPIDVLSSELKPSDATEADGGPLLMFSNDDCRILLSRRHEPMPFFVRHVDGDLLCFVHQGSGLAETEFGPLRYREGDWLYIPKACTWRQLPDPSADGATTMLMIEATDEFRVPPPGALGRHFPFDPSQVVIPEPAPADEADEADGEFEVRLIHQGGPTTLFYQHNPLDVEGWRGDNFAFTFNIADYNVVTSDSVHLPPTVHLFMQATGVYVMNFLPKPAEGIPGTERTPWYHRNVDYDEIAFFHGGSLYGIPMPPGLISHAPQGVHHGAPEKARERARRKFDDYSRVDWQVIAIDTRRRLTPSAEVLAHDLGQH is encoded by the coding sequence ATGGAATCCTTTGTGCACCTGCGAAAAGGCCGTACGCCGCGTCGCCTGCACGCCGACCTCGAAGATCTCAAGGACGACGAGTTGGGCCGGGGCGGATTCACCGGCCGCACCGCCAACATGTACCGGCGCCACGACCCCACCGCGTACCGCTCGGTCGGTCCGCTGCGGCCCATCGACGTGCTGTCCAGCGAGCTCAAGCCCAGCGACGCCACCGAAGCGGACGGTGGTCCGCTGCTGATGTTCAGCAACGACGACTGCCGAATCCTGTTGAGCCGTCGCCACGAACCGATGCCGTTCTTCGTCCGCCACGTCGACGGCGACCTGCTCTGCTTCGTGCACCAGGGCAGCGGCCTGGCCGAAACCGAATTCGGACCGCTGCGCTATCGGGAGGGTGACTGGCTGTACATCCCGAAGGCATGCACCTGGCGCCAGCTGCCCGACCCCTCAGCCGACGGAGCGACCACGATGCTGATGATCGAGGCCACCGACGAGTTCCGGGTGCCGCCGCCCGGCGCGCTGGGCCGCCACTTCCCCTTCGACCCGTCGCAGGTCGTGATCCCCGAGCCGGCGCCGGCCGACGAGGCGGACGAGGCAGATGGCGAATTCGAGGTTCGGCTCATCCACCAGGGCGGCCCGACAACGCTGTTCTACCAACACAATCCGCTCGACGTCGAGGGCTGGCGTGGCGACAACTTCGCGTTCACATTCAACATCGCCGACTACAACGTGGTGACCTCCGACAGCGTCCACCTGCCGCCGACGGTGCACCTGTTCATGCAGGCCACCGGCGTTTACGTGATGAACTTCCTGCCCAAGCCCGCCGAGGGTATCCCGGGTACCGAACGCACGCCGTGGTATCACCGCAACGTCGACTACGACGAGATCGCCTTCTTCCACGGCGGCTCGCTGTACGGCATCCCGATGCCGCCTGGTTTGATTTCCCATGCGCCGCAAGGGGTTCACCACGGTGCACCGGAGAAGGCACGCGAACGGGCGCGCCGCAAGTTCGACGACTACTCCCGCGTCGACTGGCAGGTAATCGCCATCGACACGCGCCGGCGGCTCACCCCGTCGGCAGAGGTACTGGCCCACGACCTAGGACAACATTGA
- a CDS encoding slipin family protein, with translation MTALVVGLIGAGLVLLAVLATWSLAVLREYERGVVFRMGHARPLYGPGLRFLIPLLDKMIRVDQRLVTLTIPPQEVITRDNVPARVNAVVMFQVVEPLKAILAVENYAVATSQIAQTTLRSLLGRADLDTLLAHREDLNSDLRTIIEKQTEPWGVQVRVVEIKDVEIPESMQRAMAREAEAERERRAKVINARGELQASEELREAAETLSKSPASLQLRYLQTLLELGADQNSTVVFPLPVDIITPFLRHPEALQGVVDSLNHRG, from the coding sequence ATGACTGCCCTTGTGGTTGGCCTGATCGGCGCCGGGCTGGTCCTGCTAGCCGTGCTCGCGACGTGGTCGCTTGCCGTGCTGCGCGAGTACGAACGCGGGGTCGTGTTCCGGATGGGCCACGCGCGCCCGCTGTACGGTCCCGGATTGCGATTTCTGATCCCGCTGCTGGACAAGATGATTCGCGTCGACCAGCGCCTGGTGACGTTGACCATTCCACCGCAGGAGGTGATCACCCGCGACAATGTGCCGGCGCGGGTCAACGCCGTGGTGATGTTTCAGGTGGTGGAACCGCTGAAAGCGATTCTGGCGGTGGAAAACTACGCGGTGGCGACGTCGCAGATCGCCCAGACCACACTGCGTTCGCTGCTGGGCCGGGCGGACCTGGACACGCTGCTCGCACATCGCGAGGACCTCAACAGCGACCTGCGCACGATCATCGAGAAGCAGACCGAGCCCTGGGGTGTACAGGTGCGCGTGGTGGAGATCAAGGACGTCGAGATTCCCGAGTCGATGCAGCGGGCGATGGCCCGCGAGGCCGAAGCCGAGCGCGAACGCCGCGCGAAGGTCATCAACGCCCGCGGCGAGCTGCAGGCGTCGGAGGAACTGCGCGAAGCCGCGGAGACCCTCTCGAAGAGTCCGGCATCACTGCAGCTGCGCTATCTGCAGACGCTGCTGGAGCTGGGGGCGGACCAGAACTCGACCGTCGTCTTCCCGCTGCCGGTCGACATCATCACGCCGTTCCTGCGGCATCCCGAGGCGCTGCAGGGTGTGGTCGACAGCCTCAACCATCGCGGGTGA
- the hisN gene encoding histidinol-phosphatase yields the protein MNRTGDLALALALADRADRLTSARFGALDLRVDTKPDLTPVTDADRAVETELRDALGRERPDDSIVGEEFGGETTFTGRQWIIDPIDGTKNFVRGVPVWATLIALLDDGVPVVGVVSAPALQRRWWAAHTQGAFVTVDGAPARRLSVSSVAQLDSASLSFSSLSGWAQLGVRDRFIALTDAVWRVRAFGDFLSYCLLAEGAVDIAAEPEVSVWDLAALDILVREAGGALTALDGTAGPHHGSAVATNGLLQQQVLASLSGPRV from the coding sequence ATGAATCGCACCGGCGACCTGGCGCTGGCGCTGGCGCTGGCCGACCGCGCGGACAGGTTGACGTCCGCCCGCTTCGGCGCGCTGGACCTGCGCGTCGACACGAAACCCGACCTGACGCCGGTCACCGACGCCGACCGTGCGGTGGAAACCGAACTGCGCGACGCGCTCGGGCGGGAACGGCCCGACGACAGCATCGTCGGCGAGGAGTTCGGCGGCGAGACCACCTTCACCGGGCGGCAATGGATCATCGACCCGATCGACGGCACCAAGAACTTCGTGCGCGGGGTGCCGGTGTGGGCCACCCTGATCGCGCTGCTGGACGACGGCGTCCCCGTCGTCGGCGTCGTCAGCGCCCCGGCGTTGCAGCGCCGGTGGTGGGCCGCGCACACCCAGGGCGCGTTCGTCACGGTCGACGGCGCGCCCGCGCGCCGGCTCTCCGTTTCGTCAGTGGCACAACTGGATTCGGCCAGCCTGTCGTTCTCCAGCCTGTCCGGGTGGGCGCAGCTCGGCGTGCGGGACCGATTCATCGCGCTGACCGACGCGGTGTGGCGGGTGCGCGCCTTCGGCGACTTTCTGTCCTACTGCCTGCTTGCCGAAGGCGCGGTCGACATCGCCGCCGAACCGGAAGTGTCGGTGTGGGACCTCGCCGCGCTCGACATCCTGGTGCGCGAAGCCGGTGGGGCGCTGACCGCGCTGGACGGCACCGCAGGACCGCACCACGGCAGCGCCGTGGCCACCAACGGCCTGCTGCAACAGCAGGTCCTCGCCAGCCTCTCGGGCCCGCGGGTGTGA
- a CDS encoding NADPH:quinone oxidoreductase family protein, which yields MRAVQVTRLDGPDAVELTDIDEPSGDGVVVDVHAAGVAFPDALLTRGLYQYRPELPFVLGAEIAGVVRSAPEGAHVRPGDRVVGLTMLSGGMAEVAVLAPDRVFKLPDNVSFEAGAGLLFNDLTVYFALTVRGRLQRGETVLVHGAAGGIGTSALRLAPALGASRTIAVVSTQDKADIATAAGATDVVLADGFKDAVKELTHGRGVDIVVDPVGGDRFTDSLRSLTPGGRLLVVGFTGGEIPTVKVNRLLLNNVDVVGVGWGAWAGTHPGALDEQWAGLERLLTSGELAPPEPVTYPLEEAGTAVASLENRSAKGKVVLRVRG from the coding sequence ATGCGCGCGGTACAAGTGACTCGGCTCGATGGTCCGGACGCGGTCGAGTTGACCGACATCGACGAACCGTCGGGCGACGGGGTGGTCGTCGACGTGCACGCCGCCGGGGTCGCCTTCCCGGACGCCCTGCTCACCCGGGGCCTCTACCAATACCGTCCGGAGTTGCCGTTCGTGCTCGGCGCCGAGATCGCCGGCGTGGTCCGATCGGCACCCGAGGGCGCGCACGTGCGCCCCGGTGACCGGGTCGTCGGCCTCACGATGCTGTCCGGCGGCATGGCCGAGGTCGCGGTGCTGGCCCCGGACCGGGTGTTCAAGCTGCCCGACAACGTGAGCTTCGAGGCCGGCGCCGGCCTGCTGTTCAACGACCTGACGGTGTACTTCGCCCTGACCGTCCGGGGTCGGCTACAGCGCGGCGAGACGGTTCTGGTGCACGGCGCGGCCGGCGGCATCGGGACCTCGGCGCTGCGGCTGGCGCCGGCGCTGGGCGCCTCCCGCACCATCGCCGTGGTCAGCACGCAGGACAAGGCCGACATCGCGACGGCCGCCGGCGCGACGGACGTGGTGCTGGCCGACGGTTTCAAGGACGCGGTGAAGGAGTTGACCCATGGCCGCGGCGTCGACATCGTCGTCGACCCCGTCGGCGGCGACCGATTCACCGACTCCCTGCGCTCGCTCACTCCCGGTGGGCGGCTGCTGGTCGTCGGGTTCACCGGCGGCGAGATTCCCACCGTCAAGGTAAACCGGTTGCTGCTCAACAACGTTGACGTGGTCGGTGTGGGCTGGGGTGCCTGGGCGGGAACGCATCCGGGCGCGCTGGACGAGCAGTGGGCCGGACTCGAGCGATTGCTGACCTCCGGGGAGCTGGCCCCGCCCGAACCGGTGACCTACCCGCTGGAGGAAGCCGGGACCGCCGTCGCGTCGCTGGAGAACCGCAGCGCCAAGGGGAAGGTCGTGCTGCGCGTCCGCGGTTAG